TTTCGATGCCGGTAAAACTGTCACGGAAGCAGAGCCACGCTTGTTGGAGGAGATTGTACCGAACCTGGTGGATGATGTTTTTAACAGGGCATTTGCAAACTGGTAATAGCGGATATCGCCGCGCTGCTATTTGATTTAAGTTTTATTTTCATATTTTAGCACCCATGACCGCTAACAGGATCATTCACCATATTTTTAACCAACCGGATATCCGGCACGTGGACCAGGCTGAACTGGAACGGCTGGTAGAAACATATCCTTATTTTGCGGCGGCACGCCTGTTGCTGGCGCAGAAACAATACATTCAACGTCCTGATCTGACGGCTCCCACGCTGAAAAAGGCCCAGCTTTACAGCAGCAATCCACAACATTTACATCAGTTACTGACAGATACCTCTCTTTTTGAAGAAGCACCGGTAGTAGCAGAAATGCCTATTCCTCCGGCTGTTGATATAGAAGAAACCGAAGATGCCATCTCCGCAGAAGACCAGCAGATCCTGGATGAAATAGAAGCAGAAGACAGGGCTAATGCTGAATTGGCTGCTCTACAGGCTCAACAGCCAAAACTGGTTGTTGAACACATCTTACTCGTGGAAGATGAAGTAGATAATTTGTCTGAGCTGGATGAAGAACTGGTTATTGAAGATGAGTTTGCTGAAGAAGAACCGGTACTTGAAAATAAAGAAGCGATCACTAAGGATGAAGAGATCGCTACAGAAAAGGCGCCTGTCTTAGAAGAAGAGATCACTGCAGAAGAGGAAATTGAAGAAGAGATCACTGCAGAAGAGGAAATTGAAGAAGAAATCACTGCAGAAGAGGAAATTGAAGAAGAAATCACTGCAGAAGAAGGAGCAATTGAAGAAGAGATCGTTGCTGAAGAGGCTCCCTTATTAGAAGAAGAAATAACTCCAGAAGAGGAACTTATAACTGAAGAAGCAACAGCCACTGAAGAGGAACCCGTAGCCGAAGAAATGGTTGCTGCTGCAGAAGAACCTGCAGTTGAAGAAGCAATAGCAGCAATAGCTTCTGAAGAACAGCCGGTAGCCGAAGAACAACCCACTGCCCAGGAACAACCCGCAGTGGAAGAAACACTTTCCCCTGCCGCAGAAGCGATCATTACCGAAGCACCGACAGGTGAAGAAGCAATCACCGCTGAAGAACAACCCGCCGCAGAAGAACCAGATGAGATCGTAGCCATTGACTACGAAGCCATTACAGCCGAAAAAGCCTTCGAAGAAGCCAGAACTTCAAACGAACCGGATGAAGTTGTAGCCATTGACTACGAAGCGATTAAAGAAGAAAAAGCCTTCGAAGCAGCAAGAACTTCAGACGCACCGGATGAAATAGTCGCCATTGATTATGAGGCATTAAAAGAAGAAAAATCACATTACGAGCCTGAAATAGAAGAAGAAGACATCGTTGTAGCCGCTCAAACCACCCAACCTGCAGCCGGCATCTCCATCCCTGCCGCCGCAGAAACAACTGATAAACAAATAATTATATCAGACGATGAGGATAACGGGGAAGAAAACACCGAAGCAGAAGGCCCCATCCGCATCCACCCGATAGATACACCGGAAGAAGAGACCGTTCTCACCTTCCAGCCACTATACACAGAAGACTATTTTGCCTATAAAAAGCTGAAAGATCCGAATACTGCAGAAATGATGAACGACAAAGCACAGGCTGAAATGAGAAGCTTCACTGACTGGCTGCGGGAGCTGAAAGACAACTTTATAGCAGGAAAAGCTACAAAAGACTGGTATCACCAGCAAATGCACCGTTTGTATGAAGACGATGAGCCGGAAGTATCTGAAAGAGTGGAAAAAATGGCCATGGAGTCCATTACCCTGAACGATGATATCGTCTCTGAAACACTGGCTGAGATCTGGGTACGCCAGCACCAGCACGCAAAAGCGATCGTGGTTTACCAAAAATTAAGTTTGCTTAATCCCGACAAAAACGCTTATTTTGCGCAAAAGATCAAAGAATTACAATTACTAACAGACAACAATAAATAGCAACGAATATGTTGATTTTCTTTGGAATATTGATCGTAGTAGCCTGCGTTTTGCTGGGCTTCTTCGTGCTGGTACAGAATCCCAAAGGTGGCGGCTTGTCCGGTTCTTTTGGCGGTTTCGGTAACCAGGTGATGGGCGTGCGTCAGACTACTGACGTTCTCGAAAAAGGTACCTGGATCCTGGCATCTGCCATCGCTATCCTCTGCCTCACTTCCGCTATGTTTGTCAATAAAGGCGCTGGTTCCGTTGAAAAAGGTAAAAGCACCATTGAGCAATCTGCCGGCGCTCCGGCCCCTGCACCTGCTGCTCCATCAAACACAGCACCTTTGCCGCAGCCTACGCCTCCGGCCAAGACAAACTAATAATATTATATAAATCATAATATTTACAGGAACCTCGCCGTTAAAAGCGGGGTTTTTTGTGCGCATGTGTGAATGATCATATCCATACCCTATCTTATTCATGAAGAACAAAGTAAAGAATAACCGCTCTCCCTGGATCCGCCGCACGGCGGTAGTTATTGGCTGCCTGCTGGCCGGCGCTCTGGTATTTGCCGCCTATCTGCTGATGGGCCCCAATACCCGCTCCTTTGGCGATAAGAAATACTTCTACATCCCTACCGGCAGTAATTACCAGAACGTACTGGAAGGTTTACAGGAACAAGGCATCATCGGCTCCCCTGCCACCTTCAACCTCGTGGCAAAAAGACTGGATTATCCCGCCCGTGTGAAAGCGGGCCGGTATGAGATAAAGAAAGGAATGAGTAACCTGGAGATCATCCGTATGCTGCGTTCCGGCAGGCAATCCCCGGTAAAACTGGTCATCAATAAACTGCGCCTGAAGGAAGATTTCATCCGGCTGGTTGCCAGCAACCTGGAAGCAGATTCTGCCAGCCTTAAAGCCATCTTTGAAGACCAGGTATACCTGCGGCAGTTTGGCCTGGATACCAATACCGTGATGTGCGCCGTTATGCCCAATACTTACGAATTCTACTGGAACACCAGTGCAGGTAAAGTATTTGACAAACTGGAAAATGCTTACAATACTTTCTGGAATGAAAGCCGCAAAGCCAAAGCGCTGGCTTTAGGACTAAGCCCTACTGAGGTTACCACGCTCGCTTCCATTGTGGAAGAAGAAACCAACAAGAATGATGAAAAACCTGTCATTGCCAGCGTGTATCTGAACCGTTTACGTACAGGTATGAAACTGGGAGCTGACCCCACCGTTAAATTTGCATTGAAGAACTTTGCTTTAAAAAGGATCTGGGGTGCGCATACAGAATTTGATTCTCCGTATAACACATACCGTTATAGCGGCCTGCCTCCCGGCCCTATCTGTACACCTTCTGCCAAGTCAATAGACGCCGTATTAACGCCTGTAGTATCTGATTATCTCTACTTCTGCGCGAAATGGGATTTCAGCGGTTATCATGCGTTTGCAACCAATTACAAAGATCATATGGAGAATGCGCGGGCTTATCAGAAAGCATTGAATGCAAGGGGAATAAAGTAAGCAACTTTCAGTACTTTTACCCCTGTCCAACAATGCCCTGATGATCGACATTGAAAAATTAATACTGAATTCGAAACCTGTAAGCTGGGTGATCAGGAAGAGTAAAAGCCTGGTATTACCAGGTTTCGACAGGGCACCTTTATATGATGTCATCGTCTTTTTTCTGAAGGAAACTGCAAAGGAAAGTCTGGCAGAACGGGCTGCATCCATGTCTTTCAACTTCCTGCTGGCCATTCCTCCTTTCTTCATTTTTATACTTACCCTCGTTCCCTATATTCCTTTGCAGAATATAGAACCAACCTTATATGATCTTGCAGAATCACTCACACCTAACTATAACAGTTATATAATAGTGAGGGATATGATCCATGATTTCCTCTACACGCAGCGGAATACTTTGTTATCTTTTTCATTCATCCTCAGCTTCTATTATTCTTCCAATGGTGTAATGGGTATGCTGAACTCTTTCGATAAAATGCTTCCAGGTTTTAATCAGCGTGCCTGGTGGCAAACGCGCCTCACTGCATTAAAACTAACCATCTTCCTGGTGTTGCTTTTACTGGTCACTGTTGCCCTGATCATTACACAAGGCGCTATCTTAAAACTGATCATGCAGGAATTGAACATCCGTGATTCCTTCTCTCAATTCATCATTGGTTTGGTAAGATGGACACTGATCGTATTGCTGTTCTTTTCCATCATTTCCGTGATCTATCGTTTTGGGCCGGCCACTAAGAAAAAATGGAAATTTATCTCCGCAGGTTCCACTTTTGCCACTATTTCCATGATAGTGGTAACATTAGGATTTTCTTTCTACGTCACCAATTTTGCGCAGTACAATAAAATCTACGGTTCTATCGGAACCATCCTGGTGATTATGTTAGTAGTTTACTTCAATTCATTCATCCTTCTCATTGGTTTTGAACTAAATACAAGCATCAGTACACTGCGGGAAATAGCCAGTGAACGTACAGCCGAAAACCCTGAAGTACAAGGCCTTTCATGACAATTTTAATATGCCCGTTTGAAAATATCTAATTCATGATGAACGGCTTTTAAATGCGTATAAAATAGCTTAATTTACATACGAACCTAAACAAAATTGAGCCTATGAAAAAGCAATTCGTTTTACTGCTTGTTGCTACTGTATGGCTGGCTGCATTCCGTTTACCGGATGCACTGGAAGTCGGCTCCAAAATGCCGAAACCGGACATCAAAATGAAAGATGTAACCGGTAAAGAGATCTCACTGAACGATGCAAAAAAAAGCAATGGACTACTGGTGATGTTCAGCTGCAATACATGCCCTTATGTAGCACGCAACCAGGAACGCACACGCGAGATCTGCCACTTCGCACTGAAGAATAACATCGGGGTGATCCTGATCAATTCCAATGAAGCGGAACGGGATGGCGGGGATTCCTATGCAGCCATGCAGAGTTATGCAAAAAAACAAAGTTACACCTGGTATTACACGGTAGATAAGAACAATGAAATAGCGGATGCTTTTGCAGCAGACCGTACGCCTGAATGTTATTTATTCAATAAAGACGCTGTATTGGTTTACAAAGGTGCTATTGATGATAATCCCGGCAGCGCCGCGGATGTATCCCAGAAGTACCTTCATAATGCCATGAA
This DNA window, taken from Chitinophaga niabensis, encodes the following:
- a CDS encoding thioredoxin family protein, which produces MKKQFVLLLVATVWLAAFRLPDALEVGSKMPKPDIKMKDVTGKEISLNDAKKSNGLLVMFSCNTCPYVARNQERTREICHFALKNNIGVILINSNEAERDGGDSYAAMQSYAKKQSYTWYYTVDKNNEIADAFAADRTPECYLFNKDAVLVYKGAIDDNPGSAADVSQKYLHNAMNAVLTGKAVEVTSSASVGCGIKRKM
- a CDS encoding YihY/virulence factor BrkB family protein, whose product is MIDIEKLILNSKPVSWVIRKSKSLVLPGFDRAPLYDVIVFFLKETAKESLAERAASMSFNFLLAIPPFFIFILTLVPYIPLQNIEPTLYDLAESLTPNYNSYIIVRDMIHDFLYTQRNTLLSFSFILSFYYSSNGVMGMLNSFDKMLPGFNQRAWWQTRLTALKLTIFLVLLLLVTVALIITQGAILKLIMQELNIRDSFSQFIIGLVRWTLIVLLFFSIISVIYRFGPATKKKWKFISAGSTFATISMIVVTLGFSFYVTNFAQYNKIYGSIGTILVIMLVVYFNSFILLIGFELNTSISTLREIASERTAENPEVQGLS
- the secG gene encoding preprotein translocase subunit SecG, with the protein product MLIFFGILIVVACVLLGFFVLVQNPKGGGLSGSFGGFGNQVMGVRQTTDVLEKGTWILASAIAILCLTSAMFVNKGAGSVEKGKSTIEQSAGAPAPAPAAPSNTAPLPQPTPPAKTN
- the mltG gene encoding endolytic transglycosylase MltG, producing MKNKVKNNRSPWIRRTAVVIGCLLAGALVFAAYLLMGPNTRSFGDKKYFYIPTGSNYQNVLEGLQEQGIIGSPATFNLVAKRLDYPARVKAGRYEIKKGMSNLEIIRMLRSGRQSPVKLVINKLRLKEDFIRLVASNLEADSASLKAIFEDQVYLRQFGLDTNTVMCAVMPNTYEFYWNTSAGKVFDKLENAYNTFWNESRKAKALALGLSPTEVTTLASIVEEETNKNDEKPVIASVYLNRLRTGMKLGADPTVKFALKNFALKRIWGAHTEFDSPYNTYRYSGLPPGPICTPSAKSIDAVLTPVVSDYLYFCAKWDFSGYHAFATNYKDHMENARAYQKALNARGIK